TGACAGTTTTTCGGTCGATGTCGAGGTGTTTGATTCCCTCGGTACCAGCAATACCGTGACCTACACCTATGAAAAAACTGGCACCAATGAATGGCAGCTTACCTATGGTGACCCGGTTCTTACATCGGATGGCACCACGGTAACCGGCACATCATCGGGCGGGCCGCTGACCATTACCTTTGATGGTAACGGCAATCTTTCCGCCGTGACCGATGGCACCGGCACAGATGTAACGGGCACCTCAACGCTAAGCATTACTGGTTGGACGTCGGGTGCGAATGACAGCACGATCACCAATGATTTCGGCACGGCAGGCAGCACGGACGGATTGCAGCAGTCGGCCTCGAAAGACGGTGATGGCGATATGACGCTTTATTCCGTCACCAGTGATGGCAGCAATTACAGCGAGGTTGAATCGGTTTCCGTATCTGCCGATGGGCTGGTGTCCGTCACATTTGAAAACGGTTCCACCATGCCGATCTATCAGGTGGTTCTGGCCGATTTCACCAACCCCGATGGTTTAACTGCCTATTCCGACACGGTTTTTAAACAAAGCAACGTGTCGGGCGATTATGTGCTGAACACTCCCGGCAATGGCGGTACGGGCGATATTTCCAGCTATTCACTGGAAAGTTCCACCGTCGATACCACCACCGAATTTTCCAAAATGATCATCGCCCAGCAGGCCTATTCGGCTGCGGCCCAGGTGGTTTCAACCACCTCGGATATGTATGACACGCTGATTTCCGCGGTGAACTAGGCAACCAAAGGCCCCTGACATGACCCAAAATTCTGAAAATTCACAGGCCAGAGTTATAGCCGCTGCCGCCACGACGCAGGGCGCATCACAAATGCAGGCCGAAGGTGCAGGGGATGACCTGCGTGATATCCTTTCGCGGTTGGATACGCTGCTGGATGTTGAATGGCGCATTCTTGAACAGGCGCAATATGACCTGCTGCCCGATATCACCAGTGAAAAGGTCGTTTTGCAAAAACGTTTGCAAATCGCCATGCGGGCCGAATTTGCGCAAATGCCGGCCAAGGGGCCGCTGGCCTGCTTTAACGACAGCTATTTCATGGTTTCCGAACTGAAAAAGAAGCTTGATCGCAACAATAACCGGCTGGTTGCCCGGCGGGATGCCTGTCTGAAACGCATCCGTGCCGCCTGGCAGGCCGTGCGCCCCGATAGCGCAACCATCTATGGCCGTGATGGCGGCCTTGCCGGTGATTTTTCGCACATTCTTCTGAACATGAAACTGTGATTACCGGCTTTCCCGTTATTCCCGCTTTTCTTTTCGCGTATTGAAGGCTGCAACCATGTCCATCCGTGCCGCACAGTCAGCAGCGCTAAGCTCGCTTCAGGCCAGCCAGTCCGGCATTGCGGTGGCGTCGAACAATATCGCCAATGCCTCGGTCGAAGGGTACACCGCCAAAAGCCAAAGTCTTGCAACCAATACGCTGGCGGGGGCGACAACGGGCGTTACAGTTACGGCAACCGGTTCAACGGTTGATAGCTATCTGTTGAAATCGATCAGCCAGTCCGCCACCGAAAGCGGCTATGCCGATGTTT
The window above is part of the Thalassospira marina genome. Proteins encoded here:
- the flgE gene encoding flagellar hook protein FlgE yields the protein MSLSSALNSAVLGLNAQSTSLGVISGNISNSGTIGYKDSSASFSSLVTNPGSSTQGYANGVTTNTLTNISSQGLLQSDSDVTSLAISGDGFFVVTDASGDVYYTRAGDFDTDDEGNLVNSAGYYLMGYAVDESGNPASGTVPSSTSALSTINLNELTGTADATSNISTVMNLPADAEVGDSFSVDVEVFDSLGTSNTVTYTYEKTGTNEWQLTYGDPVLTSDGTTVTGTSSGGPLTITFDGNGNLSAVTDGTGTDVTGTSTLSITGWTSGANDSTITNDFGTAGSTDGLQQSASKDGDGDMTLYSVTSDGSNYSEVESVSVSADGLVSVTFENGSTMPIYQVVLADFTNPDGLTAYSDTVFKQSNVSGDYVLNTPGNGGTGDISSYSLESSTVDTTTEFSKMIIAQQAYSAAAQVVSTTSDMYDTLISAVN